Proteins from a genomic interval of Qipengyuania sp. JC766:
- the hslU gene encoding ATP-dependent protease ATPase subunit HslU — protein MTEALTPKAIVAALDEHIIGQKDAKRAVAVALRNRWRRQQLGPELRDEVTPKNILMIGPTGCGKTEISRRLAKLADAPFVKVEATKFTEVGYVGRDVEQIARDLVEEAIRLEKDRRREAVREFASKAAMDRLLNALVGENASEATRESFRARIVDNSMNDTEVEIEVTEAPSMPMDLGGMGGNIGMIDLSDMMGKAFGKQPTKRRKLKVPDAWDKLVEEESDRRMDQDDVARVALENAETNGIVFLDEIDKIAVSDVRGGSVSREGVQRDLLPLIEGTTVSTKYGPMKTDHVLFIASGAFHVAKPSDMLPELQGRLPIRVELRALTEEDFVAILTETRANLVAQYRALIGTEDVQLDITSDAIGEVAKIAAQVNEGVENIGARRLQTVMERLLEDISFDAEDHQGETVTVDATYVRDRLKDLAEDTDLSKYIL, from the coding sequence ATGACAGAAGCACTGACACCCAAGGCGATTGTCGCCGCACTCGACGAACACATCATCGGACAGAAGGACGCGAAGCGGGCCGTGGCGGTCGCGCTGCGCAATCGCTGGCGGCGGCAGCAGCTGGGTCCGGAACTGCGCGACGAAGTGACGCCGAAGAACATCCTGATGATCGGCCCGACCGGTTGCGGCAAGACCGAGATCAGCCGCCGCCTCGCGAAGCTGGCCGATGCGCCTTTCGTCAAGGTCGAGGCGACCAAGTTCACCGAGGTGGGCTATGTCGGCCGCGACGTCGAACAGATCGCGCGCGACCTCGTGGAGGAAGCGATTCGGCTGGAAAAGGACCGCCGGCGCGAAGCGGTTCGCGAATTCGCCAGCAAGGCGGCCATGGACCGGTTGCTCAATGCGCTCGTGGGCGAGAACGCGTCCGAAGCGACGCGCGAGAGTTTCCGCGCCCGGATCGTCGACAATTCTATGAACGATACCGAGGTCGAGATCGAAGTGACCGAAGCGCCTTCCATGCCGATGGACCTTGGCGGGATGGGCGGCAATATCGGGATGATCGACCTGTCCGACATGATGGGCAAGGCCTTCGGCAAGCAGCCGACCAAGCGCCGCAAGCTGAAGGTCCCCGACGCGTGGGACAAGCTGGTCGAGGAAGAATCCGACCGCCGCATGGACCAGGACGACGTCGCCCGCGTCGCGCTGGAAAATGCGGAAACGAACGGGATCGTATTCCTGGACGAGATCGACAAGATTGCCGTCAGCGACGTACGCGGTGGATCGGTCAGCCGTGAAGGCGTGCAACGGGACCTGCTCCCGCTGATCGAAGGCACGACGGTCAGCACCAAGTACGGCCCGATGAAGACTGACCACGTGCTCTTCATCGCGAGCGGCGCCTTCCACGTCGCCAAGCCGTCCGACATGCTTCCCGAACTTCAGGGCCGCCTGCCGATCCGGGTGGAACTGCGCGCGCTGACCGAGGAGGATTTCGTCGCCATCCTGACGGAAACCCGGGCCAATCTGGTGGCGCAGTATCGCGCGTTGATCGGCACAGAGGACGTGCAGCTGGACATCACGTCAGACGCGATCGGCGAAGTCGCGAAGATTGCGGCGCAGGTGAACGAGGGCGTGGAGAACATCGGCGCTCGGAGGCTCCAGACCGTGATGGAACGGCTGCTCGAAGACATCAGCTTCGACGCGGAAGACCACCAGGGCGAAACCGTGACGGTCGATGCGACCTATGTCCGCGACCGGCTGAAAGACCTCGCCGAGGATACGGACCTCAGCAAGTACATCCTGTAG